One Streptomyces sp. CNQ-509 DNA window includes the following coding sequences:
- a CDS encoding glycoside hydrolase family 127 protein: MARVPGGTDPRGGRPVVPSRGERRPLGLAEVTPTGGGFWQDLQRTNAAATLAHCERWMERLGWLANFDRVADGTTGPDRAGWSFADSEVYKLVEALAWEYGSTGDPVHGAAVRRLTARIARAQDPDGYLNTCYGHPGRPPRYSDLEFGHELYCTGHLLQAAVARLRTTGEDELVAVARRAADHVCATFGPDGLKGVCGHPGIETALTELGRALGEPAYTDQAQLFLDRRGHRTLAVPFGIGGAGYFQDDVPVREAGGWRGHAVRQLYLAAGAVDVAVERDDRKLIAAVERQWAHAVARRTHLTGGMGSRHRDEGFGDDWELAPDRAYCETCAGVASVMVSWRLHLATGDMRYADLMERTFFNVVATSPSADGRAFFYANPLQQRTRGEGPGRSADGEVSPRAEGGTRAAWFDVSCCPTNVARTLASWHTYLATAGPRELTLLQYASGRIAAELGDGRTVAVEVETAYPVAGLVTVRVVDAPAGAMALRLRVPGWARGAVLHEGGRQRPAAPGPVVVDRVLVPGEEIRLNLPVTSRFTWPDRRIDALRGSVAVERGPLVYCAESTDLPDGLSLDDVLLDTTAPPVERDGTVLARAVPAPRHAPEAEPAWPYAPEPGPAASSGPARELPLTPYHRWAERGPATMRVWLPAAPRDPGPV; encoded by the coding sequence GTGGCCCGGGTGCCAGGCGGCACCGATCCCAGGGGCGGCCGGCCGGTCGTCCCGAGCAGGGGCGAACGGCGCCCCCTGGGTCTGGCGGAGGTGACGCCCACCGGCGGCGGATTCTGGCAGGACCTGCAGCGGACCAACGCCGCGGCCACGCTGGCGCACTGCGAGCGGTGGATGGAGCGGCTCGGCTGGCTCGCCAACTTCGACCGTGTCGCCGACGGTACGACCGGGCCGGACCGGGCCGGCTGGTCCTTCGCCGACTCCGAGGTCTACAAGCTCGTCGAGGCGCTGGCGTGGGAGTACGGCAGCACCGGCGACCCCGTTCACGGCGCGGCCGTACGGCGGCTGACGGCCCGTATCGCCCGCGCCCAGGACCCCGACGGCTACCTCAACACCTGCTACGGGCACCCCGGCCGCCCGCCGCGCTACAGCGACCTGGAGTTCGGCCACGAGCTGTACTGCACCGGGCACCTCCTCCAGGCCGCTGTCGCCCGGCTGCGCACCACCGGCGAGGACGAACTCGTCGCCGTCGCCCGCCGGGCCGCCGACCACGTCTGCGCCACCTTCGGCCCCGACGGGCTGAAGGGCGTCTGCGGCCACCCCGGGATCGAGACCGCCCTCACCGAACTGGGCCGCGCCCTCGGCGAGCCCGCGTACACCGACCAGGCGCAGCTCTTCCTCGACCGCCGCGGCCACCGCACCCTGGCGGTGCCGTTCGGCATCGGCGGCGCCGGATACTTCCAGGACGATGTGCCCGTCCGCGAGGCCGGCGGCTGGCGCGGCCACGCCGTGCGCCAGCTCTATCTGGCGGCCGGCGCCGTGGACGTGGCCGTGGAGCGCGACGACCGGAAACTGATCGCCGCCGTCGAGCGGCAGTGGGCCCACGCCGTCGCCCGCCGTACGCATCTGACGGGCGGCATGGGCTCACGGCACCGGGACGAGGGCTTCGGCGACGACTGGGAGCTTGCGCCCGACCGCGCGTACTGCGAGACGTGCGCGGGCGTCGCGTCGGTCATGGTGTCCTGGCGACTGCACCTGGCCACCGGCGACATGCGCTACGCCGACCTGATGGAGCGCACGTTCTTCAACGTCGTCGCCACCTCGCCGAGCGCCGACGGCCGCGCGTTCTTCTACGCCAACCCGCTCCAGCAGCGCACTCGGGGCGAGGGTCCCGGCCGCTCCGCCGACGGGGAGGTCAGCCCGCGCGCCGAGGGCGGCACCCGGGCGGCCTGGTTCGACGTCTCGTGCTGTCCCACCAACGTCGCCCGCACCCTGGCCTCCTGGCACACCTACCTGGCCACGGCAGGGCCGCGGGAGCTGACGCTGCTGCAGTACGCGAGCGGCCGGATCGCGGCCGAGCTGGGCGACGGCAGGACGGTGGCCGTGGAGGTGGAGACGGCGTATCCGGTGGCAGGACTGGTGACGGTCCGGGTGGTGGACGCGCCCGCGGGCGCGATGGCCCTGCGGCTGCGGGTGCCCGGGTGGGCACGGGGCGCGGTGCTCCACGAGGGTGGCCGGCAACGCCCCGCCGCCCCGGGCCCGGTGGTGGTCGACCGCGTCCTCGTGCCGGGCGAGGAGATCCGGCTGAACCTCCCCGTCACCTCCCGCTTCACCTGGCCGGACCGCCGCATCGACGCCCTGCGCGGCAGCGTCGCCGTCGAGCGGGGACCGCTCGTGTACTGCGCCGAGTCGACCGATCTGCCGGACGGCCTGAGCCTGGACGACGTCCTGCTGGACACCACCGCCCCGCCCGTGGAGCGTGACGGCACCGTCCTGGCACGCGCCGTGCCCGCGCCCCGTCATGCCCCGGAGGCGGAACCCGCCTGGCCCTACGCGCCGGAGCCCGGGCCGGCGGCGTCCTCCGGGCCCGCGAGGGAGCTGCCGTTGACCCCCTATCACCGCTGGGCGGAGCGCGGTCCCGCCACCATGCGCGTGTGGCTGCCCGCGGCACCGCGTGACCCGGGCCCGGTGTGA
- a CDS encoding DNA-binding transcriptional regulator: protein MPAHRTRHVALLVETSNAYARGVLVGVKKYVEAHPGWSMYLAEHSRHETDFSWLEDWQGHGVLARIESAETASFIRRLGLPTVDLSAARLVPELPGVETDDGTIARWALRHFEERGLRHFAFCGDERFGWSLKRGAWFAEHVRERGSVPREFRMKSTGMRAADRELLAEWLRGLPKPVGVFACYDIAGQEVLEACKTADLAVPDSVAVIGVDNDELIGNLTTPPLSSIEPDTTRTGYLAAELLDLMMQGRVLEPGLRLIEPTRLVTRQSSDILAVDDPLVAEALRFIRDRSDQNLAVTAVLRHIGLSRRALDHRFLRSLGRTVHGEIVRVRVAHVAELLSSTDWTLQQIAQRLRFSHSEYMSVVFKKHTGKSPGQYRRSVNGSVARQAFWSE, encoded by the coding sequence ATGCCCGCCCACCGGACTCGTCACGTCGCGCTGCTGGTCGAGACCTCGAACGCGTACGCCCGCGGTGTGCTGGTGGGCGTGAAGAAGTACGTCGAGGCCCACCCGGGCTGGTCGATGTATCTCGCCGAGCACAGCCGCCACGAGACCGACTTCTCCTGGCTCGAAGACTGGCAGGGCCACGGCGTACTGGCCCGCATCGAAAGCGCCGAGACCGCTTCTTTCATCCGGCGGCTCGGTCTGCCCACCGTCGATCTCAGCGCCGCCCGGCTCGTGCCCGAACTACCCGGCGTCGAGACCGACGACGGCACGATCGCGCGGTGGGCCCTCCGGCACTTCGAGGAACGCGGACTGCGCCACTTCGCCTTCTGCGGCGACGAGAGATTCGGCTGGTCCCTGAAGCGCGGCGCATGGTTCGCCGAGCACGTGCGCGAGCGTGGCTCGGTTCCGCGGGAGTTCCGGATGAAGTCCACGGGCATGCGCGCCGCCGACCGCGAACTCCTCGCGGAATGGCTCCGCGGCCTTCCCAAACCTGTCGGTGTCTTCGCTTGCTATGACATTGCCGGTCAGGAAGTGCTGGAGGCATGCAAGACCGCCGACCTGGCGGTGCCGGACTCGGTCGCCGTCATCGGTGTCGACAACGACGAACTCATCGGCAACCTCACGACCCCGCCGCTGTCGAGCATCGAGCCCGACACGACGCGGACGGGATATCTCGCCGCCGAACTCCTGGACCTCATGATGCAGGGCCGCGTCCTCGAACCGGGCCTGCGCCTGATCGAACCGACCCGGCTCGTCACCCGGCAGTCCTCGGACATCCTGGCCGTGGACGACCCCCTCGTCGCCGAGGCGCTGCGGTTCATCCGCGACCGCTCGGACCAGAATCTCGCGGTCACCGCCGTCCTCAGGCATATCGGGCTCTCCCGGCGCGCACTCGACCACCGTTTTCTCCGGAGCCTCGGCCGGACCGTCCACGGCGAGATCGTGCGCGTCCGGGTGGCCCACGTCGCCGAACTGCTCTCCTCCACGGACTGGACCCTCCAGCAGATCGCCCAGCGCCTCCGCTTCAGCCATTCCGAGTACATGAGCGTCGTGTTCAAGAAGCACACCGGCAAGTCACCGGGCCAGTACCGCCGGTCGGTGAACGGGTCCGTCGCCCGCCAGGCTTTCTGGAGTGAGTAG
- a CDS encoding Gfo/Idh/MocA family protein: MVSTAVRNLHGHGRSTMTQKVRVAIAGLGFGAEFIPIYQAHPDAELAAVCQRTETALTQVADHFGVPGRFTSFDAMLRDPGIDAVHINTPIPEHAEHTVAALRAGKHVACTVPMATTLDECREIVAAVRESGRNYMMMETVVYSREFLHVRDLVANGTIGRVQFLRGAHYQEMAGWPGYWEGLPPMHYATHAVSPVLSLAGALAESVVCIGSGRISPRLAEKYGSPFAVESALITLRGTPVGAEIARSLFETAREYVESFTVFGSRASFEWEQTQGSGHVLHTGEEPKSIGIPDFGHRLPPQIAPFTTRGVYDDENEHLSFVQGGGHGGSHPHLAHEFIRSIVEERASAIDEVTAANWTSVGICAHASAMDGGARVAVPDYEELREQGSAAN; this comes from the coding sequence TTGGTCTCCACCGCCGTTCGTAATCTACACGGCCATGGGAGGTCAACGATGACGCAGAAGGTACGGGTGGCGATTGCCGGCCTCGGATTCGGTGCCGAGTTCATCCCCATCTATCAGGCCCACCCCGATGCCGAGTTGGCGGCCGTCTGCCAGCGCACCGAGACGGCGCTGACGCAGGTCGCCGATCACTTCGGTGTCCCGGGCCGGTTCACCAGCTTCGACGCGATGCTGCGGGACCCCGGCATCGATGCCGTCCACATCAACACCCCGATTCCGGAACATGCCGAGCACACCGTCGCGGCGCTCCGGGCCGGCAAGCATGTCGCGTGTACGGTGCCGATGGCCACGACGCTCGACGAATGCCGGGAGATTGTCGCCGCCGTCCGGGAATCGGGCCGGAATTACATGATGATGGAAACGGTCGTCTACTCCCGCGAGTTCCTGCACGTCCGCGATCTCGTGGCGAACGGCACCATTGGCCGGGTCCAGTTCCTGCGCGGCGCCCACTACCAGGAAATGGCGGGCTGGCCCGGGTACTGGGAAGGACTGCCGCCCATGCATTACGCGACGCACGCGGTGAGTCCGGTGCTGAGTCTCGCCGGTGCGCTGGCGGAGAGCGTCGTGTGCATCGGTTCCGGCCGCATCTCCCCGCGCCTCGCCGAGAAGTACGGTTCACCGTTCGCCGTCGAAAGCGCCCTGATCACCCTCCGCGGTACACCCGTCGGCGCCGAGATCGCGCGTTCGCTCTTCGAGACGGCACGTGAGTACGTGGAGAGCTTCACGGTGTTCGGGAGCCGGGCGAGCTTCGAATGGGAGCAGACGCAGGGCTCCGGGCATGTGCTGCACACCGGGGAGGAGCCGAAGAGCATCGGGATCCCGGACTTCGGGCACCGGCTGCCGCCTCAGATCGCTCCGTTCACGACGCGTGGCGTCTACGACGACGAGAACGAGCACCTCTCCTTCGTCCAGGGCGGCGGCCACGGCGGCTCGCACCCGCATCTGGCACACGAGTTCATCCGGAGCATCGTCGAGGAGCGGGCGTCCGCGATCGACGAGGTCACCGCGGCGAACTGGACGTCCGTGGGCATCTGCGCGCACGCGTCGGCGATGGACGGGGGAGCGCGGGTGGCGGTCCCCGACTACGAGGAACTCCGCGAGCAGGGCTCCGCCGCGAACTGA
- a CDS encoding branched-chain amino acid ABC transporter permease: MKPARIDPPQAAHDDAEEGSARTRKGGSRLNTSPRRGPGHRAPRGRTALRRLPVWAVGLAVTAVAVWVAFLADGTPAGPAAEDPGKFLVTVLDAVTFAGLLFVAASGFTLIFGLMRTVNMAHGSLFLLAAYLAIRVQEAMVGQSRNIEPAQVGMLDWLVPMLAGAGVAAVAGLAIQQLFLQWNEGQELRQALMTLALTVVLADQMLREFGGLAQTMVWPGAVTHFFSVQGERYPVTRLFILGVAVLVGMLLWLWLTRTGMGTVIRAGVDDREMVRGLGINIKLVFAITFFVGSFLAGVGGVLGASFAGAAPGTDGNWLLNSLVVVIVGGLGSLRGAAAGSLLYGTVVAFSPAYLPSAYSYYAIIMTFVLLALVLAIRPYGLFGRPA; this comes from the coding sequence ATGAAGCCTGCCCGGATCGACCCACCACAGGCAGCGCACGACGATGCGGAAGAGGGGAGCGCCCGTACGCGCAAAGGCGGGAGCCGCCTGAACACGAGCCCGCGGCGCGGGCCGGGACACCGGGCACCACGTGGGCGCACGGCCCTCCGCAGGCTGCCGGTCTGGGCGGTCGGCCTGGCCGTCACCGCCGTAGCCGTGTGGGTGGCGTTCCTCGCCGACGGCACACCGGCCGGACCCGCGGCGGAGGACCCGGGCAAGTTCCTCGTCACCGTGCTCGACGCGGTCACCTTCGCGGGGCTCCTCTTCGTCGCGGCGTCCGGCTTCACCCTCATCTTCGGTCTGATGCGCACGGTGAACATGGCGCACGGCTCCCTGTTCCTGCTCGCCGCGTACCTCGCCATCCGCGTGCAGGAGGCGATGGTCGGCCAGTCCCGCAACATCGAACCGGCACAGGTCGGCATGCTCGACTGGCTGGTGCCGATGCTGGCCGGCGCCGGCGTCGCGGCCGTCGCCGGTCTGGCGATCCAGCAGCTCTTCCTGCAGTGGAACGAGGGCCAGGAACTGCGCCAGGCGCTGATGACGCTGGCCCTGACGGTCGTCCTGGCCGACCAGATGCTGCGTGAGTTCGGCGGGCTGGCCCAGACGATGGTCTGGCCCGGTGCGGTCACGCACTTCTTCTCCGTCCAGGGCGAGCGCTACCCGGTCACCCGTTTGTTCATCCTCGGCGTGGCCGTGCTGGTCGGCATGCTGCTGTGGCTCTGGCTCACCAGGACGGGCATGGGGACGGTGATACGCGCCGGCGTGGACGACCGCGAGATGGTGCGCGGACTCGGCATCAACATCAAGCTGGTCTTCGCGATCACGTTCTTCGTCGGATCGTTCCTTGCCGGGGTGGGCGGTGTGCTCGGGGCCTCCTTCGCCGGAGCCGCGCCCGGCACCGACGGAAACTGGCTGCTGAACTCACTCGTCGTCGTCATCGTCGGCGGCCTCGGCTCGCTCCGGGGTGCCGCCGCCGGCTCGCTGCTGTACGGCACCGTCGTCGCGTTCTCGCCCGCCTACCTGCCGAGCGCGTACTCCTACTACGCGATCATCATGACCTTCGTCCTGCTGGCGCTGGTCCTGGCGATCCGGCCCTACGGACTGTTCGGGAGACCGGCATGA
- a CDS encoding branched-chain amino acid ABC transporter permease produces MTARHLLTRSNLLGTALVVVLLLLPNLATAYFVNFVMTQTLILGLAAATIVFLAKYGGMTSLAQFLLFGIAGFMFGNAAQETGARGLNLGWHPWAAVAFAVVVTTAAAFVLGALASRTTGLYFLMLTMVYAVIGYYVFAQIVEISGPGGLTSIRRPDLLGPPVRLYYTGLGLSVLAYLGFRAVGRTGFGLTLQGVRDDPVRMASLGFNVPLHRTLAFTLAGFVAGAGGLLNVWWNGQIDPASIAIGPTLILLIIAVIGGISSFEGAWLGAFVYVLIFTYLRDLPLIDRIGITEARFNTVIGVIVLLIMMLSPEGLTGIARRLRPGPRPRAGTGQDPSAGEAPSTRTTEKELGVTRS; encoded by the coding sequence ATGACGGCGCGTCATCTGCTGACCCGGAGCAACCTCCTCGGGACCGCCCTGGTCGTCGTCCTGCTGCTCCTGCCGAATCTGGCGACGGCGTACTTCGTCAACTTCGTCATGACGCAGACGCTCATCCTGGGCCTGGCGGCGGCGACCATCGTCTTCCTCGCCAAGTACGGGGGGATGACCTCGCTCGCCCAGTTCCTGCTCTTCGGCATCGCCGGCTTCATGTTCGGCAACGCGGCCCAGGAGACCGGCGCCCGTGGCCTGAACCTCGGCTGGCACCCCTGGGCGGCGGTCGCGTTCGCCGTCGTGGTCACCACCGCGGCCGCGTTCGTCCTCGGCGCCCTCGCCAGCCGCACCACAGGGCTCTACTTCCTGATGCTCACGATGGTCTACGCCGTCATCGGCTACTACGTGTTCGCCCAGATCGTCGAGATCTCCGGGCCCGGCGGGCTCACCAGCATCCGGCGGCCGGACCTCCTGGGGCCGCCCGTGCGGCTGTACTACACGGGCCTCGGCCTCTCCGTGCTGGCCTACCTCGGCTTCCGGGCGGTCGGGCGGACCGGGTTCGGGCTGACGCTGCAGGGCGTCCGCGACGACCCGGTCCGGATGGCGTCGCTGGGGTTCAACGTGCCGCTGCACCGGACGCTGGCCTTCACCCTGGCCGGGTTCGTGGCCGGGGCGGGCGGCCTGCTCAACGTCTGGTGGAACGGCCAGATCGACCCCGCGTCGATCGCGATCGGACCCACCCTGATCCTGCTGATCATCGCGGTGATCGGCGGCATCTCGTCCTTCGAGGGCGCCTGGCTCGGCGCCTTCGTCTACGTCCTGATCTTCACCTACCTGCGCGATCTGCCGCTGATCGACCGGATCGGCATCACCGAGGCGCGGTTCAACACCGTGATCGGAGTGATCGTCCTGCTGATCATGATGCTCTCTCCCGAAGGGCTCACCGGAATCGCCCGGCGGCTGCGCCCCGGCCCCCGGCCGCGCGCCGGAACAGGGCAGGACCCGTCCGCCGGAGAAGCGCCGTCCACCCGTACGACCGAGAAGGAACTGGGAGTTACACGATCATGA
- a CDS encoding ABC transporter substrate-binding protein, with the protein MSALRRPVALTLSMVASLALVAAGCSGDDSSSGLPADEQSSAFSPKDGDGVRLGILGQCEGPFGGFHEDVAAGTTLAFARFAGASPNSSTSALKGFSGAEVEGTPIELVGIGCGDDTADRILQEVRRLVEQQGANVIIGPLSGDEGIAVAEYAKGKPDLTVFAGISGSQEQTLQVQAPNYFRFYGDGAIWNAGLGDLLYHEEGWRKVAVIADDYSFGHTSAAGFIADFCGVGGEVTHRVFPPLGTTDYSSYISQLPNPDEVDGYFWAVGGTGTQAALEAFVNAKGDLTGDEHAGNFFFNPDLAQALGTDIAGAHVGGFATLPGDIRTPEIEEYLAAADETWESIPGSLSGNDPAPPSTAAAFGFFYGYYTAGVALVEGLKAVDGDISDPQAFQAAVAGLTLDLPHGSISLDENRSGIVDVGLSRLVVDDSGEVVQESVAVVPGVDQTFGGTFSPDTPSPGRDFPACEKRDLPWEGKAIPVVDGAPQR; encoded by the coding sequence ATGAGTGCACTCAGACGCCCCGTGGCACTGACACTCTCCATGGTGGCGAGCCTGGCTCTGGTGGCCGCCGGATGCAGCGGGGACGACAGCTCCTCCGGGCTGCCCGCCGACGAGCAGTCGTCCGCGTTCTCGCCCAAGGACGGCGACGGCGTCCGGCTCGGGATCCTGGGCCAGTGCGAGGGCCCGTTCGGCGGGTTCCACGAGGACGTGGCCGCGGGCACGACGCTCGCCTTCGCCCGCTTCGCCGGCGCGAGCCCGAACTCGTCCACCAGCGCACTGAAGGGCTTCAGCGGCGCGGAGGTCGAGGGCACCCCGATCGAACTCGTCGGCATCGGCTGCGGCGACGACACCGCCGACCGCATCCTCCAGGAGGTACGCCGCCTGGTGGAGCAGCAGGGAGCCAACGTCATCATCGGCCCGCTCTCCGGCGACGAGGGCATCGCGGTCGCCGAGTACGCGAAGGGCAAGCCCGACCTCACGGTGTTCGCGGGCATCTCCGGCTCGCAGGAGCAGACCCTGCAGGTCCAGGCGCCGAACTACTTCCGTTTCTACGGGGACGGCGCGATCTGGAACGCCGGCCTCGGCGACCTGCTCTACCACGAGGAGGGCTGGCGCAAGGTCGCGGTCATCGCCGACGACTACAGCTTCGGCCACACCTCGGCGGCCGGCTTCATCGCCGACTTCTGCGGCGTCGGCGGCGAGGTCACCCACCGGGTGTTCCCGCCCCTGGGCACCACCGACTACTCCTCCTACATCTCCCAGCTCCCGAACCCGGATGAGGTGGACGGCTACTTCTGGGCCGTGGGCGGCACCGGTACGCAGGCCGCGCTTGAGGCGTTCGTCAACGCCAAGGGCGACCTCACCGGCGACGAGCACGCGGGCAACTTCTTCTTCAACCCGGACCTCGCCCAGGCGCTCGGCACCGACATCGCCGGCGCGCACGTCGGCGGCTTCGCCACCCTGCCGGGCGACATCCGGACGCCGGAGATCGAGGAGTACCTGGCGGCCGCCGACGAGACGTGGGAGTCGATACCGGGATCGCTGAGCGGCAACGATCCCGCCCCACCGTCCACCGCCGCGGCCTTCGGCTTCTTCTACGGGTACTACACGGCCGGCGTGGCGCTGGTCGAAGGACTCAAGGCGGTCGACGGCGACATCTCCGACCCGCAGGCGTTCCAGGCCGCCGTCGCCGGCCTCACCCTCGACCTGCCGCACGGCAGCATCAGCCTGGACGAGAACCGCAGCGGCATCGTCGACGTCGGGCTCTCGCGCCTCGTCGTCGACGACTCCGGCGAGGTCGTACAGGAGAGCGTGGCCGTCGTTCCCGGCGTCGACCAGACCTTCGGCGGCACGTTCAGCCCGGACACCCCGTCGCCGGGCCGGGACTTCCCGGCGTGTGAGAAGCGGGACCTGCCCTGGGAGGGCAAGGCCATCCCCGTCGTCGACGGCGCCCCGCAGCGATAG
- a CDS encoding ABC transporter ATP-binding protein: MAHTSTVPSEPAGRAPVVQVRALTVAFGGLLALNGIDLAVTRGERLAVIGPNGAGKTTLFNVIAGDVTPVSGSVLIKGVECVHRPSRYRPRLGVARTYQKARALAGLTVRENIYLALAGLRGRHRALWRSSTDRRMSDEAADVARRVWLAGQLDATAGELAHGQQRQLELGMAIATRPDVMLLDEPASGLSRGERERLVELLESFDEELTLLLVEHDMDVAFSIAQRVVVMADGEQVTAGTPAQVRGDPHVHRIYLGTEAPL; the protein is encoded by the coding sequence ATGGCCCACACCAGCACGGTGCCGTCCGAGCCGGCCGGCAGGGCGCCCGTCGTCCAGGTCCGCGCGCTCACGGTGGCGTTCGGCGGGCTGCTCGCCCTGAACGGTATCGACCTCGCCGTCACGCGGGGCGAGCGGCTGGCAGTCATCGGCCCGAACGGAGCCGGAAAGACCACCCTGTTCAACGTGATCGCCGGCGATGTGACGCCTGTCAGCGGATCCGTCCTCATCAAGGGCGTCGAGTGCGTCCACCGGCCGTCGCGCTACCGCCCCCGGCTGGGAGTCGCACGGACGTACCAGAAGGCCCGGGCCCTGGCCGGCCTCACCGTACGCGAGAACATCTACCTCGCGCTCGCCGGACTGCGGGGCCGGCACCGGGCACTGTGGCGGTCGTCCACCGACCGGCGGATGAGCGACGAGGCCGCCGACGTGGCGCGCCGGGTCTGGCTGGCGGGACAGCTCGACGCCACGGCGGGAGAACTGGCCCACGGGCAGCAGCGCCAACTGGAACTCGGCATGGCCATCGCCACGAGGCCGGACGTGATGCTGCTCGACGAACCGGCGTCCGGCCTGTCGCGGGGCGAGCGCGAACGCCTCGTCGAACTGCTGGAGTCGTTCGACGAGGAGCTGACCCTGCTGCTCGTCGAGCATGACATGGACGTGGCATTCAGCATCGCCCAGCGGGTGGTGGTGATGGCCGACGGGGAGCAGGTCACGGCCGGAACCCCCGCCCAGGTACGCGGTGATCCACACGTCCACCGGATCTACCTGGGCACGGAGGCACCGCTATGA
- a CDS encoding ABC transporter ATP-binding protein, with product MSTAPLLDVRRLRSGYGASVVLEELSFSMGVEAVGIVGRNGMGKSTLCDTLVGFLPASGGEVRLRGERVEGRTPEKIARAGIAYVPQGRRLFPSLTVDEHLAMLARRARAKRWTPEAVYELFPRLAERKKHGGAALSGGEQQMLAVGRALLLNARLIVMDEPSEGLAPTIVDVLVDVVHHLVDEGVAVLVVEQNLRAAVRMARRQLVMVSGRLEAEFTGDDLLNRPDLQSRYLGVGGAGRALR from the coding sequence ATGAGCACGGCCCCCCTTCTCGACGTTCGCCGGCTGCGCTCCGGCTACGGCGCCTCTGTGGTCCTGGAGGAACTCAGCTTCAGCATGGGCGTCGAGGCCGTCGGGATCGTCGGCCGCAACGGCATGGGGAAGAGCACGCTCTGCGACACCCTGGTCGGATTCCTTCCGGCGTCGGGCGGGGAGGTCAGGCTGCGCGGTGAGCGGGTCGAGGGCCGGACGCCGGAGAAGATCGCACGCGCCGGTATCGCCTACGTCCCGCAGGGCCGGCGGCTCTTCCCGTCGCTGACCGTCGACGAGCACCTGGCCATGCTGGCCAGGCGGGCACGCGCCAAGCGATGGACCCCCGAGGCGGTCTACGAACTCTTCCCGCGGCTGGCCGAGCGCAAGAAGCACGGCGGTGCCGCCCTCTCCGGCGGCGAGCAGCAGATGCTCGCCGTGGGACGGGCGCTGCTGCTGAACGCGCGCCTGATCGTGATGGACGAGCCGTCCGAAGGGCTGGCTCCGACCATCGTCGACGTCCTCGTCGACGTCGTGCACCACCTCGTCGACGAGGGGGTGGCCGTACTCGTCGTCGAGCAGAACCTGCGCGCCGCGGTCCGGATGGCCCGGCGGCAGCTCGTGATGGTGTCCGGCCGGCTGGAGGCCGAGTTCACCGGCGACGACCTGCTCAACCGGCCGGACCTGCAGAGCAGGTACCTCGGCGTCGGCGGCGCCGGCCGGGCACTCCGGTGA
- a CDS encoding sugar phosphate isomerase/epimerase, protein MKATRTFGVNTWVWTSPLTDRRLAELAPRVREWGFDVIELPVENVGDWDPGRAAKLLDSLGLSATLVVAMGPGRELVAAGGETIAATQDLLRRVVDAAATVSSPVVAGPLYASVGRTWRMDDAERRACYAQVRDGLAPVVEHARAAGVTVAVEPLNRYETSVVNTVDQTLDALAGLPAEGCGVALDVYHMNIEEQDIPAAIRRAGDRIAHVQVCANDRGAPGADHLDWPGILTALDAAGYRGPLVIESFTGDNETIATAASIWRALAPSQDAIAVDGLSFLAGLSAGHHRTP, encoded by the coding sequence ATGAAGGCGACAAGGACGTTCGGGGTCAACACCTGGGTGTGGACCTCGCCCCTGACCGACCGCAGGCTGGCCGAGCTGGCACCCCGCGTACGGGAGTGGGGCTTCGACGTGATCGAGCTCCCGGTGGAGAACGTCGGCGACTGGGATCCCGGCCGGGCGGCGAAGCTGCTCGACTCGCTCGGTCTGTCGGCCACCCTCGTCGTGGCGATGGGACCGGGGCGCGAGCTGGTGGCCGCCGGCGGGGAGACGATCGCCGCCACGCAGGATCTCCTGCGGCGCGTGGTCGACGCGGCGGCCACCGTGTCCTCGCCGGTCGTCGCGGGCCCCCTGTACGCCTCGGTGGGGCGCACCTGGCGGATGGACGACGCGGAGCGGCGCGCCTGTTACGCGCAGGTGCGGGACGGCCTCGCCCCGGTGGTCGAGCATGCGCGTGCAGCCGGCGTCACCGTGGCGGTCGAGCCCCTCAACCGGTACGAGACCAGCGTGGTCAACACCGTCGACCAGACTCTGGACGCGCTGGCCGGGCTGCCGGCCGAAGGCTGCGGGGTGGCTCTGGACGTCTACCACATGAACATCGAGGAGCAGGACATCCCGGCGGCCATCCGGAGGGCGGGCGACCGGATCGCCCACGTCCAGGTATGCGCCAACGACCGGGGCGCTCCCGGCGCGGACCACCTCGACTGGCCGGGAATCCTCACCGCGCTCGACGCCGCCGGCTACCGGGGGCCGCTCGTGATCGAGTCGTTCACCGGCGACAACGAGACGATCGCGACGGCCGCCTCGATCTGGCGGGCACTGGCACCGAGCCAGGACGCGATCGCCGTCGACGGGCTGTCCTTCCTCGCCGGGCTGTCCGCCGGGCACCACCGCACCCCCTGA